The proteins below are encoded in one region of Ereboglobus luteus:
- a CDS encoding NADP-dependent isocitrate dehydrogenase, which produces MSATTTPAIIYTKTDEAPALATYSLLPIVQAFTKHAGITVETRDISLAGRILAAFADLLPEKQRTHDALAELGALTLRPEANIIKLPNISASVPQLTAAINELRAHGYNLPDYPANPATDAERDIRTRYDRVKGSAVNPVLREGNSDRRAPKAVKEYARKHPHSMGAWTPDSKTNVVHMDGGDFYSNEKSVTLPAATTVRIDLVSPDGALIKTLKEKLPLLEGEILDATVMSKRDLVAFYETQIARARSEGVLLSLHLKATMMKVSDPIMFGHAVRAYLKDYLAAHAAALAPLGIDLNNGIGDLVAKIQTLPEDQRAPLEAGLNAALAAGPALAMVNSDKGITNLHVPSDIIVDASMPAMIRTSGKMWNAEGKLQDTLALIPDASYAPVYQAVIEDCKKHGAYDPRTMGTVPNVGLMAQAAEEYGSHNKTFEIPANGLVRVIDTANGDILIEHTVEAGDIWRACQTKDAAVLDWVKLAITRARATGAPAIFWLDRNRAHDAELIAKVLPAITTHDTTGLDIRLLAPAAACRATLERLRAGQDTISVTGNVLRDYLTDLFPILELGTSAKMLSIVPLMNGGGLFETGAGGSAPKHVQQFLGENYLRWDSLGEFLALAVSLEHHATANKNPKAQILADTLDAATGQFLENNKSPARKVGQIDNRGSHFYLALYWAQQLAAQDKDADLKKIFAPVAEKLAAAEPTIAAELIAVQGKSADIGGYYKPDAAKAAAAMRPSATFNNILAEL; this is translated from the coding sequence ATGTCCGCCACCACCACACCCGCCATCATCTACACCAAGACCGACGAAGCCCCCGCGCTCGCCACCTATTCGCTCCTGCCCATCGTGCAGGCGTTCACCAAACACGCGGGCATCACGGTTGAGACACGCGACATCTCCCTCGCCGGGCGCATCCTCGCCGCCTTCGCCGACCTGCTCCCCGAAAAACAGCGCACCCACGACGCCCTCGCCGAACTCGGCGCGCTCACCCTCCGCCCCGAGGCCAACATCATCAAGCTCCCCAACATCTCCGCCTCCGTCCCCCAGCTCACCGCCGCCATCAACGAACTCCGCGCCCACGGCTACAACCTCCCCGATTACCCCGCCAACCCCGCGACCGACGCCGAGCGCGACATCCGCACCCGCTACGACCGAGTCAAAGGCTCCGCCGTCAACCCCGTCCTCCGCGAAGGCAACTCCGACCGCCGCGCACCGAAAGCCGTCAAGGAATACGCCCGCAAACACCCGCACTCCATGGGCGCCTGGACGCCCGACTCCAAAACCAACGTCGTCCACATGGACGGCGGCGACTTTTACTCCAACGAAAAATCCGTCACCCTCCCCGCCGCCACCACCGTCCGCATCGACCTCGTCTCGCCCGACGGCGCGCTCATCAAAACCCTCAAGGAAAAACTCCCGCTCCTCGAAGGCGAAATCCTCGACGCCACCGTCATGAGCAAACGCGACCTCGTCGCCTTCTACGAAACCCAAATCGCCCGCGCTCGCTCCGAAGGCGTTCTCCTTTCCCTCCATCTCAAGGCCACCATGATGAAAGTCTCCGACCCCATCATGTTCGGCCACGCCGTGCGCGCCTACCTCAAGGACTATCTCGCCGCGCACGCCGCCGCGCTCGCCCCCCTCGGCATCGACCTCAACAACGGCATCGGCGACCTCGTCGCCAAAATACAAACCCTCCCCGAAGACCAGCGCGCCCCCCTCGAAGCCGGCCTCAACGCCGCGCTCGCCGCCGGCCCCGCCCTCGCCATGGTCAACTCCGACAAAGGCATCACCAACCTCCACGTCCCCAGCGACATCATCGTGGACGCATCCATGCCCGCCATGATCCGCACCTCCGGCAAAATGTGGAACGCCGAGGGCAAACTCCAAGACACCCTCGCCCTCATCCCCGACGCCTCCTACGCCCCCGTCTATCAAGCCGTCATCGAGGACTGCAAAAAACACGGCGCCTACGACCCGCGCACCATGGGCACCGTCCCCAACGTCGGCCTCATGGCCCAAGCCGCCGAGGAATACGGCTCGCATAACAAAACATTCGAGATTCCCGCCAACGGACTCGTCCGCGTCATCGACACCGCCAACGGCGACATTCTCATCGAGCACACCGTGGAGGCTGGCGACATCTGGCGCGCCTGCCAGACCAAGGACGCCGCCGTCCTCGACTGGGTGAAACTCGCCATCACCCGCGCCCGCGCCACCGGCGCGCCCGCCATCTTCTGGCTCGACCGCAACCGCGCGCACGACGCCGAACTCATTGCAAAAGTCCTCCCCGCCATCACCACGCACGACACCACCGGCCTCGACATCCGCCTCCTCGCCCCCGCCGCCGCCTGCCGCGCCACCCTCGAACGCCTCCGCGCCGGACAGGACACGATCAGCGTCACCGGCAACGTCCTGCGCGACTACCTCACCGACCTCTTCCCCATCCTCGAACTTGGCACCAGCGCCAAAATGCTCTCCATCGTTCCCCTCATGAACGGCGGAGGCCTCTTTGAAACCGGCGCCGGCGGCTCCGCGCCCAAGCACGTCCAGCAATTCCTCGGGGAAAACTACCTGCGCTGGGACAGCCTCGGCGAATTCCTCGCCCTCGCCGTCTCGCTCGAACACCACGCCACCGCGAACAAAAACCCCAAGGCGCAAATCCTGGCCGACACGCTCGACGCCGCCACGGGCCAGTTCTTGGAAAACAACAAATCACCCGCGCGCAAAGTCGGCCAGATCGACAACCGCGGCAGCCACTTCTACCTCGCCCTCTACTGGGCGCAACAACTCGCCGCGCAAGACAAGGACGCTGATCTGAAAAAAATCTTCGCCCCCGTCGCCGAAAAACTCGCCGCCGCCGAGCCGACAATCGCCGCCGAACTCATCGCCGTCCAAGGCAAGTCCGCCGACATCGGCGGTTACTACAAACCCGACGCCGCCAAAGCCGCCGCCGCCATGCGCCCCAGCGCGACATTTAATAATATACTGGCTGAATTATAA
- the dut gene encoding dUTP diphosphatase, whose amino-acid sequence MIIQFKKLSPEARIPSRANPTDAGLDLYSIEDFSIEPGKRALAKTGLAVAVPEGHYGRVADRSGNAWTLGVHCLAGVVDEAYRGELGVVLLNTSQDPVLFKKGDRIAQFIIEKCSYPTPVEVGELDDTSRGAGGFGSTGK is encoded by the coding sequence ATGATTATTCAGTTCAAAAAATTGTCACCCGAGGCCAGAATTCCATCGCGCGCAAACCCAACCGACGCAGGGTTGGATTTATATTCGATCGAGGATTTTTCGATTGAGCCGGGCAAACGCGCGCTGGCGAAAACGGGACTGGCGGTTGCGGTGCCCGAGGGTCATTACGGCCGCGTCGCCGACCGCTCGGGCAACGCATGGACGCTCGGCGTGCATTGCCTCGCGGGCGTGGTGGACGAGGCGTATCGCGGCGAGCTCGGTGTTGTATTATTAAACACGTCGCAGGACCCTGTATTATTCAAAAAGGGCGACCGCATCGCGCAATTTATAATCGAGAAATGCTCCTATCCGACGCCGGTCGAGGTTGGCGAACTGGATGACACAAGCCGCGGCGCGGGCGGGTTTGGAAGCACGGGAAAATAA
- a CDS encoding division/cell wall cluster transcriptional repressor MraZ, translating to MTPQGTAVYSGEYRHALDDKNRLTIPSPWRTPAAIGVSFLAVPQHDDEGNRFIAVLTPAKVASIHAKSDQIPISNVKGRQALARFFSKSKDFSYDKQGRAAISPDHCEHAGITRDAVLVGSMDNFFIYSPETWARISKPEADDNSVLAQLGI from the coding sequence ATGACACCACAAGGCACAGCAGTTTATTCCGGCGAATACCGCCACGCCCTCGACGACAAGAATCGTCTCACGATTCCGTCGCCGTGGCGCACGCCCGCGGCCATCGGTGTGTCGTTCCTTGCCGTCCCCCAACACGACGACGAAGGCAACCGCTTCATCGCCGTGCTCACGCCCGCCAAAGTGGCCTCCATCCACGCCAAGTCGGATCAAATCCCCATCTCCAACGTCAAGGGCCGCCAGGCGCTCGCCCGCTTTTTCTCGAAGTCGAAAGATTTCAGCTACGACAAGCAGGGCCGCGCCGCCATTTCGCCCGATCACTGCGAGCACGCCGGCATCACCCGCGACGCCGTCCTCGTTGGCTCGATGGACAACTTTTTCATCTACAGCCCCGAGACATGGGCTCGCATTTCCAAACCCGAGGCCGACGACAACAGCGTCCTCGCTCAACTCGGCATCTAA
- the rsmH gene encoding 16S rRNA (cytosine(1402)-N(4))-methyltransferase RsmH — protein sequence MSGLETKPAMPHEPENNVMPATGQHQPVLLNEVIALLSPRDNGRYLDGTFGGGGHTRAILEAATGSFVFAFDRDPAAAARADRLAREFPGRIQLTNTDFARLAEPDADPADGSAIANLDGALFDLGLSSFQLDETGRGFSFRTDAPADMRMDPRSGIPAGAWLETAPEEEIVRAIRNYGEEPSWRRVTRALIAARGSGALAHTSSLANVIADAIPARERRASKIHPATRSFQGIRIFINDELASIERALPAAFARLAPGGILCVISFHSLEDRIVKTLFRRLCGQPESAADSRPQQFRDKHAEPLTRKPIVPGDDEISANPRSRSAKLRAIKKL from the coding sequence ATGTCCGGCCTGGAAACGAAACCCGCCATGCCGCATGAGCCAGAAAACAACGTCATGCCTGCAACCGGACAACATCAACCCGTTCTCCTCAATGAGGTGATCGCGCTCCTCTCGCCGCGCGACAACGGGCGTTATCTCGACGGCACGTTCGGAGGAGGAGGCCACACGCGCGCCATCCTCGAGGCCGCGACTGGCTCCTTCGTCTTCGCCTTCGACCGCGATCCCGCCGCCGCCGCGCGCGCCGACAGGCTCGCGCGCGAATTTCCCGGGCGTATCCAGTTAACGAATACCGATTTCGCTCGCCTCGCCGAGCCCGACGCCGATCCCGCGGACGGCTCCGCCATCGCAAACCTCGACGGCGCGCTCTTCGACCTCGGCCTTTCCTCCTTCCAGCTCGACGAAACCGGACGCGGATTTTCATTCCGCACCGACGCTCCCGCCGACATGCGCATGGATCCGCGCTCCGGAATCCCCGCAGGCGCGTGGCTTGAAACCGCGCCCGAGGAGGAAATCGTCCGCGCCATCCGCAACTACGGCGAGGAACCAAGCTGGCGCCGCGTCACCCGCGCGCTCATCGCGGCCCGCGGCTCCGGCGCGCTTGCGCACACATCCTCGCTCGCGAACGTCATCGCCGACGCGATTCCCGCGCGCGAACGCCGCGCGTCCAAAATCCACCCGGCCACGCGCTCGTTCCAAGGCATCCGCATTTTCATCAACGACGAACTCGCGTCCATAGAGCGCGCGCTGCCCGCCGCCTTCGCCCGCCTCGCACCCGGGGGAATCCTCTGCGTGATCAGCTTCCACTCACTCGAGGACCGCATCGTCAAGACACTCTTCCGGCGGCTCTGCGGCCAGCCCGAAAGCGCCGCCGATTCCCGCCCGCAGCAGTTCCGCGACAAACACGCCGAGCCGCTCACCCGCAAACCCATCGTCCCCGGCGACGATGAAATCTCCGCCAATCCGCGAAGCCGCTCCGCGAAGCTCCGCGCCATCAAAAAACTCTGA
- a CDS encoding peptidoglycan D,D-transpeptidase FtsI family protein, whose translation MPKGFASNKRIIIVAVCIFAIFCAVPVRLVQLHVTDHENRADKAGVARHKFDIEHSRRGDIVDAHGDILATSRTLVQIGIDPDAYERFFRVLRKNRKKRPDIIAKTTAEENAKWRELAGMLQISPAEIERICATYLRDSSFDAEEEAKDKACKSKRPDRVRFVKIHPGVNEDVYETISNLKIGSGLNATRIYERTYPHNQLAAHLIGFVNKEQKPITGVEASFDSYLRPYDGWRESEKDVRSRELVQFRSREVPAVDGYTVKLTIDSVVQKWAEEELAGIADKFTPAHAVIIVSDAQSGALLALANHPTFNLNEYNKAPAENLGNFAIQSYVAPGSTFKIVAASGALEDRLVTPDTRFDCSATSVEYRGRKVSLMTDDHRWDHPLSVSEIISHSSNRGAALLAIRLGDRRFHDYIRAFGFGSRTGFPLGGEIHGALNPVEKWYPIDITRIAAGYSIGATPLQIHYAMAAIANGGELVSPQIISEVRKPDGELAFQFGKEIRRRVISPGTAETMRALLQRVVSADGTAGKIALPGYQLAGKTGTAQKLVDGRHSKKNHIASFSGFFPASAPRVVITVIVDDANLPGGRAAYGGSVAAPSFRHLAEKLIPYLNIKPVPEARSSHLGSQTVIATNH comes from the coding sequence ATGCCCAAGGGCTTCGCATCCAACAAACGCATAATTATCGTCGCCGTTTGCATTTTTGCAATCTTCTGCGCGGTGCCCGTGCGTCTTGTTCAGTTGCATGTGACCGACCACGAGAATCGCGCCGACAAGGCCGGCGTCGCCCGGCACAAATTCGACATCGAGCATTCGCGCCGCGGCGACATCGTTGACGCGCACGGCGACATCCTCGCTACCAGCCGCACACTCGTGCAAATCGGCATCGATCCCGACGCCTATGAACGCTTTTTCAGGGTCCTTCGGAAGAACAGAAAAAAAAGGCCCGACATCATCGCCAAGACCACCGCCGAGGAAAACGCCAAGTGGCGTGAACTCGCCGGAATGCTTCAAATCTCCCCCGCCGAAATCGAACGCATCTGCGCCACCTACCTTCGCGACAGTTCCTTCGACGCCGAGGAAGAGGCCAAGGACAAGGCCTGCAAGAGCAAGCGCCCGGACAGGGTTCGCTTTGTGAAGATCCACCCCGGCGTCAACGAGGATGTCTACGAAACCATTTCCAATCTCAAGATCGGGAGCGGCCTCAACGCCACGCGCATCTACGAACGCACCTATCCGCACAACCAGCTCGCCGCGCACCTCATCGGTTTCGTCAACAAGGAGCAGAAACCCATCACTGGCGTCGAGGCCTCCTTCGACAGCTACCTCAGGCCATACGACGGCTGGCGCGAATCCGAGAAAGACGTCCGCAGTCGCGAGCTTGTTCAGTTTCGCTCGCGCGAAGTTCCCGCCGTCGACGGCTACACCGTCAAGCTCACCATCGACTCCGTCGTCCAGAAATGGGCCGAGGAGGAACTGGCCGGCATCGCCGATAAATTCACCCCCGCGCACGCCGTCATCATCGTGAGCGACGCGCAAAGCGGCGCGCTTCTCGCGCTCGCCAATCACCCCACCTTCAACCTCAACGAATACAACAAAGCCCCCGCCGAAAACCTCGGCAACTTCGCCATCCAATCCTACGTAGCCCCCGGCTCCACGTTCAAGATCGTCGCCGCCTCGGGCGCGCTTGAGGACCGGCTCGTCACGCCCGACACCCGCTTCGACTGCTCCGCCACCAGCGTCGAATACAGGGGGCGGAAAGTCTCACTCATGACCGACGACCACCGATGGGATCATCCGCTCTCCGTCTCCGAAATCATCTCCCATTCCAGCAACCGCGGCGCCGCCCTGCTCGCCATACGCCTCGGCGACCGGCGCTTTCACGATTACATACGCGCCTTCGGTTTCGGCTCGCGAACCGGCTTCCCCCTCGGCGGCGAAATCCACGGCGCCCTCAACCCCGTCGAAAAATGGTATCCCATTGACATCACCCGCATCGCCGCCGGCTACTCCATCGGCGCCACGCCTCTCCAAATCCACTACGCCATGGCCGCCATCGCCAACGGCGGCGAACTCGTCAGCCCGCAAATCATCTCCGAGGTGCGCAAGCCCGACGGCGAGCTCGCCTTCCAGTTCGGCAAGGAAATCCGCCGTCGCGTCATCAGCCCCGGAACCGCGGAAACCATGCGCGCGCTCCTCCAGCGCGTTGTCTCCGCCGACGGCACCGCCGGCAAAATCGCCCTCCCCGGCTACCAGCTCGCCGGCAAAACAGGCACCGCGCAAAAACTCGTCGACGGCCGCCACTCCAAGAAAAACCACATCGCGTCATTCTCCGGCTTTTTCCCCGCCTCCGCCCCGCGCGTCGTCATTACCGTCATCGTTGACGACGCCAACCTCCCCGGCGGCCGCGCCGCCTATGGCGGCTCCGTCGCCGCCCCCAGTTTCAGGCATCTCGCCGAAAAGCTCATTCCCTATCTCAACATCAAGCCGGTTCCCGAAGCCCGGTCCTCGCACCTCGGCTCCCAAACCGTCATCGCCACCAACCACTGA
- a CDS encoding UDP-N-acetylmuramoyl-L-alanyl-D-glutamate--2,6-diaminopimelate ligase, translating to MISYLTQNHFLVTAFRDTPAAAMLDLAPAPRARRTPARAARSPRALKPHHANNLFKMAPKLSDYFKDDEIIASKGPLDRPISGIVMDSRRVVPGNLYFALPGLRTDGGEYIDEAINRGAVAIVTNKLPLHAPGKATFIQVADPRAQLARVSQRYYRFPDRDMTVIGVTGTNGKTTVTHLLKHLLNGDQRVGLVGTINYDLGARTVPSFKTTPESIDIYGMLAQMRDAGCRQTVMEVSSHGIDQNRVLGMHFDAAVFTNLTRDHLDYHKSLDEYFDVKTRLFTGKTGAQPKLAVINIDDPRGSELVKRVPEGVRVLTFGESPSADVRAENISLNFKNTTFRLVWSGGALDIDSPLIGRYNVSNLLAAVATAIGLGRDPLVIMSRLKTFTGVAGRMERIEAGQPFNALVDYAHTDDALRNALGMLRAITPGRLLVVFGCGGNRDRAKRPLMMRAVQEFADYAFATADNPRSEPLQQIFDDMKTGVTAPEKLTWIEDRRRAISLALDMAKPGDCLLVAGKGHESYQEFADTVIPFDDRQTVRELINLKTLKS from the coding sequence ATGATCAGCTATCTCACACAAAACCACTTTCTCGTCACCGCGTTTCGCGACACGCCCGCCGCCGCCATGCTCGACCTCGCGCCCGCGCCTCGCGCCCGTCGCACTCCCGCGCGCGCCGCCCGCTCGCCGCGCGCGCTCAAACCGCACCACGCAAACAATCTTTTCAAAATGGCACCCAAACTCTCCGACTACTTCAAGGACGACGAAATCATCGCCAGCAAAGGCCCGCTCGACCGCCCCATCTCCGGCATCGTCATGGACTCCCGCCGCGTCGTCCCCGGCAACCTCTACTTCGCGCTCCCCGGCCTCCGCACCGACGGCGGCGAATACATCGACGAGGCCATCAACCGCGGCGCCGTCGCCATCGTCACCAACAAGCTCCCCCTCCACGCCCCCGGCAAGGCAACCTTCATCCAAGTCGCCGACCCGCGCGCCCAGCTCGCCCGCGTTTCGCAGCGCTATTACCGTTTCCCCGACCGCGACATGACCGTCATCGGCGTCACCGGCACCAACGGCAAAACCACCGTCACCCACCTCCTCAAGCACCTCCTCAACGGCGACCAGCGCGTCGGCCTCGTCGGCACCATCAACTACGACCTCGGCGCCCGCACCGTGCCCTCCTTCAAGACCACCCCCGAGTCAATCGACATCTACGGCATGCTCGCCCAAATGCGCGATGCCGGCTGCCGCCAGACCGTCATGGAAGTCTCCTCGCACGGCATCGACCAAAACCGCGTCCTAGGCATGCACTTCGACGCCGCAGTCTTCACCAACCTCACCCGCGACCACCTCGACTACCACAAAAGCCTCGACGAATACTTCGACGTCAAAACGCGCCTCTTCACCGGCAAAACCGGCGCGCAACCCAAGCTCGCCGTCATCAACATCGACGACCCACGCGGCTCCGAACTCGTCAAGCGCGTCCCCGAGGGCGTCCGCGTTCTCACCTTCGGCGAATCCCCCTCAGCCGACGTCCGCGCCGAAAACATTTCGCTCAATTTCAAGAACACCACCTTCCGCCTCGTCTGGTCCGGCGGCGCGCTCGACATCGACTCGCCCCTCATCGGCCGCTACAACGTCTCCAACCTCCTCGCCGCCGTCGCCACCGCGATCGGCCTCGGACGCGACCCGCTCGTCATCATGTCGCGCCTGAAAACATTCACCGGCGTCGCCGGCCGCATGGAACGCATCGAGGCCGGCCAGCCCTTCAACGCCCTCGTCGATTACGCGCACACCGACGACGCCCTCCGCAACGCCCTCGGCATGCTCCGCGCCATCACGCCCGGCCGCCTCCTCGTCGTCTTCGGCTGCGGCGGCAACCGCGACCGCGCCAAGCGCCCCCTCATGATGCGCGCCGTGCAGGAATTCGCCGACTACGCCTTCGCCACCGCCGACAACCCCCGCTCCGAACCGCTCCAGCAAATTTTCGACGACATGAAAACCGGCGTCACCGCGCCCGAAAAGCTCACATGGATCGAGGACCGCCGCCGCGCCATCAGTCTCGCGCTCGACATGGCCAAACCCGGCGACTGCCTCCTCGTCGCCGGCAAAGGCCACGAATCCTACCAAGAGTTCGCCGACACCGTGATCCCCTTCGACGACCGCCAGACAGTCCGCGAACTCATCAACCTAAAAACCCTGAAGTCCTAA
- a CDS encoding UDP-N-acetylmuramoyl-tripeptide--D-alanyl-D-alanine ligase: MPYYDPVQLAAWAAAQWTQQPGGSLTGFTNDTRTLRPGEIFIALRTASRDGHDYLAAAKAAGAAAAIVSRANPAIDLPQLVVADPLAAFQKIAAAHRAACQAAGVVVIGISGSNGKTSTKNLLADILRAAHGEDRVLATEGNLNNHIGVPLTLTRIDPERHKYAVVEAGISAPGEMETLATMIAPDHAIITMIAPAHTQDLGDLKTIAREKAVMLEHVRNNGARIFPPACLSYPAFAALPSPAPISALQSFSPSAFVASSGMQQNAALAITLAKRLGVSDLQIQTALDAWRPSKWRGEIVRDSSGRLFYLDLYNANPASMSDALDAFVRVAPSELPRLYIIGGMEELGPESPRHHRELGAQLAALLRDRPGDQLILIGAHAPDIAAGVSPDSVRIEISDTETAAQRIAAFQGAVFMKGSRRNALENALPDNIKNAHL, from the coding sequence GTGCCATACTATGATCCAGTTCAACTTGCCGCCTGGGCTGCCGCCCAATGGACGCAACAGCCCGGCGGCTCGTTGACTGGTTTTACAAACGACACGCGCACGCTCCGCCCCGGGGAAATCTTCATCGCCCTGCGCACCGCCAGCCGCGACGGCCACGATTACCTCGCCGCCGCGAAAGCCGCCGGAGCCGCCGCCGCGATCGTCTCGCGCGCGAACCCCGCAATCGATCTCCCGCAGCTCGTCGTCGCCGACCCGCTCGCCGCCTTTCAGAAAATCGCCGCAGCGCACCGCGCCGCCTGCCAGGCCGCCGGAGTCGTTGTCATCGGCATCTCCGGCAGTAACGGCAAAACCTCCACGAAAAATCTCCTCGCCGACATTCTCCGCGCCGCGCACGGCGAAGACCGCGTCCTCGCCACCGAGGGCAACCTCAACAACCACATCGGCGTCCCGCTCACCCTCACGCGCATCGACCCCGAGCGCCACAAATACGCCGTCGTTGAAGCCGGCATCAGCGCCCCCGGCGAAATGGAAACCCTCGCCACGATGATCGCCCCCGATCACGCGATCATCACAATGATCGCCCCCGCGCACACCCAAGACCTCGGCGACCTCAAGACCATCGCACGCGAAAAAGCTGTGATGCTTGAGCACGTCCGCAATAATGGCGCGCGCATCTTCCCCCCCGCCTGCTTGAGCTACCCCGCCTTCGCCGCGCTCCCCTCCCCCGCTCCGATTTCAGCCCTTCAGTCCTTCAGCCCTTCAGCCTTTGTTGCATCCTCCGGGATGCAACAAAACGCCGCCCTCGCCATCACGCTCGCCAAACGCCTCGGCGTATCCGATCTTCAAATACAAACCGCCCTCGACGCGTGGCGGCCCTCGAAATGGCGCGGCGAAATCGTGCGCGATTCCTCCGGACGCCTCTTCTACCTCGATCTCTACAACGCCAACCCCGCCTCGATGTCCGACGCGCTCGACGCCTTCGTCCGCGTCGCCCCGTCCGAACTCCCGCGCCTCTACATCATCGGCGGCATGGAGGAACTCGGCCCCGAGTCGCCGCGCCACCACCGCGAACTCGGCGCGCAACTCGCCGCGCTTCTCCGCGACCGCCCCGGCGACCAACTCATCCTCATCGGCGCGCACGCCCCCGACATCGCCGCCGGCGTATCCCCCGACAGCGTCCGTATTGAAATATCGGATACAGAAACCGCAGCGCAACGCATCGCCGCGTTTCAAGGCGCCGTCTTCATGAAAGGCAGCCGCCGCAATGCGCTGGAAAACGCGCTGCCCGACAACATCAAAAACGCCCATTTATGA
- the mraY gene encoding phospho-N-acetylmuramoyl-pentapeptide-transferase, which produces MLSHLADFDTIFGPLRLLRFITFRAFASAGTAAIIGFALGPWLIHRLRVLKFGQHYDDDRTGDLAVRFDKKNTPTMGGLLIFASVFISTLLWARPNIWIIVALFVYAALTAVGFRDDYLKVVRKSRDGISSREKMAWQTVITIIALGALLLHPMSSAKISELWLPFVKEPVLLFTGVLGIIALLVMMFFWIVGFSNAINLTDGLDGLAMGCTVTVALVYGIMAYAAGNALVSEYLLISFVPGTSELTIVCTALVGAGLSFLWFNSHPAEVFMGDTGSLALGGLIGVIAFMVQQPFTLIIVGGVFVAEACSVLIQVGHFKYTRRKYGEGRRFFLMAPIHHHFQKRGWPETKVVIRFWIISLMCALAGLATLKLR; this is translated from the coding sequence ATGCTAAGCCACCTGGCAGATTTCGACACTATTTTTGGCCCGCTGCGCCTGTTGCGGTTCATTACCTTCCGCGCATTTGCCAGCGCGGGCACGGCGGCGATTATTGGTTTCGCGCTCGGCCCGTGGCTCATCCACCGCCTCCGGGTTCTCAAGTTCGGCCAGCACTACGACGACGACCGCACCGGCGATCTCGCCGTGCGTTTTGACAAAAAGAACACGCCCACCATGGGCGGCCTTCTTATTTTTGCGTCGGTTTTCATCAGCACGCTCCTTTGGGCGCGTCCCAACATCTGGATCATCGTCGCCCTATTCGTATACGCCGCGCTCACAGCAGTCGGCTTTCGCGACGACTACCTGAAGGTTGTCCGCAAAAGCCGCGACGGCATTTCCTCGCGCGAAAAAATGGCGTGGCAGACGGTCATCACGATCATCGCGCTCGGCGCGCTTCTGCTCCATCCCATGAGCTCCGCCAAGATCAGCGAACTGTGGCTCCCGTTCGTCAAGGAGCCCGTGCTCCTGTTCACGGGCGTGCTCGGCATAATCGCGCTTCTGGTGATGATGTTTTTCTGGATCGTCGGTTTCAGCAACGCAATCAACCTCACCGACGGGCTCGACGGGCTCGCGATGGGCTGCACCGTCACTGTCGCGCTCGTGTATGGCATCATGGCCTACGCCGCCGGCAACGCCCTCGTCTCCGAATACCTGCTCATCAGCTTCGTGCCCGGCACCTCCGAGCTCACCATCGTGTGCACCGCGCTCGTCGGCGCCGGACTCTCGTTCCTCTGGTTCAACTCGCACCCCGCCGAAGTCTTCATGGGCGACACCGGCTCGCTCGCCCTCGGCGGCCTCATCGGCGTGATCGCCTTCATGGTGCAGCAACCCTTCACGCTCATCATCGTCGGAGGCGTCTTTGTCGCCGAGGCTTGCTCGGTGCTCATCCAAGTCGGCCATTTCAAATACACCCGCCGCAAATACGGCGAGGGCCGCCGTTTCTTCCTGATGGCCCCGATTCACCACCACTTCCAAAAACGCGGCTGGCCCGAAACCAAAGTCGTGATCCGTTTCTGGATCATCTCGCTCATGTGCGCCCTCGCCGGCCTCGCCACGCTCAAACTCCGTTGA